The region GATGGGATGGAACCTTTAATGGTAACCCAATGCCAACCAGTGACTATTGGTTTACAATAGACTATAAAGAACCAAGTGATTTAACACAGCAAAAACAATTTAAAGCACACTTTACTTTAAAACGATAAGATTGCTTAAAAACATAAACATAAAAAAGCCTGAACATCTCGTTCAGGCTTTTTTAATACCATTAAGAACTAAAATTACTTTACTTCAAAAGTAAGTTTTAGATTTACTCTAAACTCAGTAACATCATCATCTTTAATAATAGTGATATAGAACGTATGTTTTTTACACTAATTGACAAATTATATAGACAAAAAAAAGTCCGAACTAGAAATTCAGACTTTTTAAATATTCAAGTATAAATTTTATAATTTAAAACCTAAGGTTAACGTAATGTTGGTATTATCATTATTGATGTTAGCAGCATTAATTAAGCCTACATTGTAAAGTTGTTCGTTACGCTCTTGGCTAGAATTACTATAAGCTAAATCCAAATTTATAGCATTAAAATTATAACCTAAGCCTAACGAATATCCAGTCAAATCTCCAACAGTGCTTCCATCTGCATAAGGGCTTTCTTCAAATCTATAACCACCTCTGAAACTAAATTGTTTTACCTTGTATTCTGCCCCAATTCTATAAGTAGAAGCAGCAGTTAGTGTATTTTCAATTATCGTGTTTTGTAAATCAAAATAAGTGTCAGATGTAGGTTTAAATTTAGTTTTACTATAATCTCTTCTAGAGTAATCAAAACTAATTAATCCTTGTGTTCCAAATACATAAGCTAAGCTTCCTGTGATTTTGCTAGGCGATTGTATTCTGTAGCTTGGAAATACATTTAAAATGTTAGGATCTACTATTTGATAGAAATCTCCATTAGTGTCATCTAAAACTAAAGTTTCTAAATATTGTGTAGTTTCTTCCCTTATGGTCATCCAGGTTGGAGAATCGTAAGTGAATCCAGCTCTTAGCTCGTTAGTTAGTTTAAAAATACTTCCTAATTGAAAAGAAAATCCAGAGCCATTAGTAGTAAGTGTGTTATCAAATAGCACTTCACCTACCGTTGAGCTTGCACTGGAATTAGATTCTAACAAACTAGTAAAACGGTTGTAGTTTAAAAAATGAGAATTAAGATTTAATCCCAAGTATATGTCATCCTCGTATTGAGCAGCCATATTAAAACTGATTTTTCCGTTATATCCTGTAGATGTATATAAATAATTTTGTTGAAATGAGTTACCAGTAATGTTACTAGAATAGTTAGTATTGTCATCATCAAATGAGTCAGGTTCTAATATGTAAGAATCATAACCTAAAAAGGCTTGTTGATGTTGATAACCAAATGCACTACCAATTTCTGAATAGGCTTCCGATGTGGTTTCACCTGGAAATGATGAGATTTCATCCAAACGTAATCCTTGGGCATTTGCTAAAAAATAATTTCCAATACTTGTATTACCAGTACCAATTGCTCTCCAATCATCTTCGTAATTTTTTGTATTATCAAAAGCTAATCCTAGTGAAAATTTTCTCCAAGGAGAATTGTTATTTTGGTTTTTAAATACAAATACAGCTCCACCTTGGGTTAAGTCAATTGTAGAGTTTGACGTGTTTCGATTACCGT is a window of Olleya sp. YS DNA encoding:
- a CDS encoding outer membrane protein transport protein, with the protein product MKKLIMLVIGTLSMSISQAQDINDALRYTDGTIKGSARFQAMGGAFGALGGDLSAISLNPAGSAVFTTSFASISLGSDSKDNNTNYFNGNRNTSNSTIDLTQGGAVFVFKNQNNNSPWRKFSLGLAFDNTKNYEDDWRAIGTGNTSIGNYFLANAQGLRLDEISSFPGETTSEAYSEIGSAFGYQHQQAFLGYDSYILEPDSFDDDNTNYSSNITGNSFQQNYLYTSTGYNGKISFNMAAQYEDDIYLGLNLNSHFLNYNRFTSLLESNSSASSTVGEVLFDNTLTTNGSGFSFQLGSIFKLTNELRAGFTYDSPTWMTIREETTQYLETLVLDDTNGDFYQIVDPNILNVFPSYRIQSPSKITGSLAYVFGTQGLISFDYSRRDYSKTKFKPTSDTYFDLQNTIIENTLTAASTYRIGAEYKVKQFSFRGGYRFEESPYADGSTVGDLTGYSLGLGYNFNAINLDLAYSNSSQERNEQLYNVGLINAANINNDNTNITLTLGFKL